In the Malaya genurostris strain Urasoe2022 chromosome 1, Malgen_1.1, whole genome shotgun sequence genome, one interval contains:
- the LOC131428260 gene encoding sodium channel protein Nach-like — MDIKPTKNGATTNPNRNAAKIGRGPKRKKPKKHPKPKDPFNDLVLLKGSLIYQTKEFFENSTLHGVRYIAEEGRPFFEKFMWFCFVASGAVAAIVIIFSLWEKFQTNPTITGLDTDFHNQEVVFPTVMICPMEPYDEKNVQELAYITLANYESGSEQFEPFLKILTQLSYPTMNDAVELSENVSSSPALANRDLRKLAFKAAVLCNATIEHCQYKDEPIACCIYFKPVYSEYGFCYSFNSRFISQTIVEERNPDVNYLYETDKKWGISFAPLRQCYIFVHSHNEMSGWDFRPQVQWDLNFAIDFLISMKQTYTTEDARQLSIGQRKCIFPDEVKLQYFRDEYTFSGCMKECRMRKCLKFCRCIPPFYAPSVDLPFCKVAQLACLARYAANITSISGCQHCELGCHNTVYDIEKYSKVMSTDDTKAAFVTIEYLTWPIIRYKREVLFGWVDLLVSFGGIAGLFLGFSLLSGVEIIYFFTMRACCMIYKNRDELIAIEKEKMKRPQARYNLRLKPVWKAPDDSSQQEGLTMRSKNVAMVGLMDLDIPTVKVPDGRAPAGISLRHMERFERMKTMIRPDIFRPMQVAPFSERIEPLDKNMIRTKDGLFYNGYLP; from the exons ATGGATATCAAACCGACGAAGAACGGGGCCACTACGAATCCAAACCGAAACGCAGCTAAAATCGGTCGTGGTCCAAAGCGAAAAAAGCCAAAAAAACATCCCAAACCGAAAGATCCATTCAACGATCTAGTTCTGCTGAAGGGCAGTCTAATCTATCAAACGAAAGAATTCTTCGAAAACTCAACACTGCATGGCGTGCGCTACATCGCAGAGGAAGGTCGtccatttttcgaaaaatttatgtGGTTCTGCTTTGTGGCCAGCGGAGCCGTCGCGGCCATTGTAATCATTTTTAGCCTGTGGGAAAAGTTCCAAACAAATCCAACAATCACCGGGTTGGATACGGATTTCCACAATCAAGAGGTGGTATTTCCAACGGTGATGATTTGTCCAATGGAACCGTACGACGAAAAGAATGTCCAGGAATTGGCCTACATCACATTGGCAAACTATGAAAGTGGTTCGGAACAGTTTGAACCATTTTTGAAGATATTAACACAACTGTCATACCCAACCATGAACGATGCCGTTGAGCTGAGTGAAAATGTGTCCAGTAGCCCTGCCTTGGCGAACAGAGATCTCCGCAAGCTTGCATTCAAAGCTGCAGTTCTGTGCAATGCAACCATCGAACATTGTCAATACAAAGACGAACCGATCGCTTGCTGTATCTACTTCAAACCTGTATATTCCGAATATGGGTTTTGCTATTCGTTCAACTCGCGCTTCATTTCTCAAACCATAGTAGA GGAACGCAACCCGGATGTCAACTACCTCTACGAAACGGACAAGAAGTGGGGTATCTCGTTCGCTCCGCTCCGGCAGTGTTACATCTTCGTTCATTCCCACAACGAAATGTCCGGCTGGGATTTTCGGCCGCAAGTGCAGTGGGATCTGAATTTTGCCATCGACTTTCTGATCTCGATGAAACAAACCTACACCACGGAAGACGCTCGGCAGCTTTCCATCGGGCAGCGAAAATGTATTTTCCCGGACGAAGTTAAGCTTCAGTACTTCCGAGACGAGTACACATTTTCCGGTTGTATGAAGGAATGCCGAATGCGCAAATGTCTCAAATTTTGTCGATGCATTCCACCCTTCTATGCACCGTCGGTGGACCTGCCATTTTGCAAAGTAGCACAGTTGGCATGCCTGGCCCGGTATGCAGCGAACATTACCAGCATTAGCGGCTGCCAGCACTGCGAGCTAGGCTGTCACAATACAGTTTACGACATCGAGAAGTACTCCAAGGT GATGAGCACTGATGACACCAAGGCAGCGTTTGTGACCATTGAATATCTGACATGGCCGATAATTCGCTACAAACGGGAGGTCCTCTTCGGTTGGGTCGACTTGTTGGTTTCCTTCGGAGGAATAGCTGGACTTTTTCTAGGTTTCAGTCTTCTTTCGGGTGTGGAAATAATCTACTTCTTCACCATGCGAGCTTGCTGTATGATTTACAAAAACCGTGACGAACTTATCGCGATCgagaaagaaaaaatgaaacgaCCACAGGCTCGGTACAATTTACGTCTGAAGCCGGTTTGGAAGGCGCCCGACGACTCGTCACAACAGGAAGGGCTGACGATGAGATCCAAGAATGTTGCAATGGTAGGACTAATGGACCTGGACATTCCGACGGTGAAGGTTCCGGACGGTCGGGCACCAGCCGGAATCAGCTTGCGTCACATGGAACGGTTCGAGCGAATGAAAACCATGATTCGGCCGGATATTTTTCGTCCAATGCAAGTTGCTCCGTTTAGCGAGCGTATTGAGCCGCTCGATAAAAATATGATCCGCACCAAAGACGGGTTGTTTTATAATGGTTACCTACCGTGA